One segment of Deinococcus misasensis DSM 22328 DNA contains the following:
- the secG gene encoding preprotein translocase subunit SecG, which translates to METLVYILYVVAAIGVVLFVLLQTPKQSGLSSGMGGGSDLFGGKGMEGGLIRMTSIFGGFFLVLALVLNFLSK; encoded by the coding sequence ATGGAGACTCTGGTTTACATTCTTTATGTTGTTGCTGCCATCGGTGTGGTGCTGTTTGTGCTGCTCCAGACCCCCAAGCAATCTGGTCTGTCCAGTGGCATGGGCGGAGGTTCTGACCTGTTCGGTGGCAAAGGCATGGAAGGTGGCCTGATCCGCATGACCAGCATTTTCGGAGGATTCTTTCTGGTCCTCGCTCTGGTTCTGAACTTCCTTTCGAAATAA
- the queF gene encoding preQ(1) synthase, translating to MSEEHNNPQLLENLTMLGRKVTDSGGKLEVFPAPQSQNLKEVTLYTDEIYAHCPVTGQPDFYSCKLTYWPDQSCVESKSVKLYFQGLRDAGIFCEHLSDKIARDFFEALAPHAVRVELIQRPRGGISITAVSELKR from the coding sequence ATGAGTGAAGAGCACAACAACCCTCAATTGCTGGAAAACCTGACCATGCTGGGCCGCAAAGTCACCGACAGCGGCGGCAAATTGGAAGTGTTCCCGGCCCCCCAGAGCCAGAACCTCAAGGAAGTCACCTTATATACCGATGAAATTTATGCCCACTGTCCGGTGACAGGTCAGCCTGATTTTTACAGTTGCAAATTGACCTACTGGCCAGACCAGAGCTGTGTGGAAAGCAAAAGCGTCAAACTGTACTTTCAGGGCCTCAGGGATGCAGGCATCTTCTGTGAACACCTCTCAGACAAGATCGCCAGAGATTTCTTTGAAGCCCTTGCTCCCCACGCAGTGCGGGTTGAGTTGATTCAACGTCCCAGAGGCGGCATCAGCATCACAGCAGTCAGTGAACTGAAAAGGTAA
- the scpA gene encoding methylmalonyl-CoA mutase gives MDKLTMQQWQELARKELRGNDPETLTRETPEGVRIKPLYAEQDVQDLEHLGTLPGLPPFTRGVRATMYTHRPWTIRQYAGFSTAEDSNRFYRENLRMGQKGLSVAFDLATHRGYDSDHPRVTGDVGKAGVAIDSVEDMKILFDGIPLDQMSVSMTMNGAVLPVLAAFIVAGEEQGVTQDRLSGTIQNDILKEFMVRNTYIYPPEFSMRIVSDIIEYTAHHMPKFNSISISGYHMQEAGANAALELAYTLADGLEYVRAALQKGLDIDAFAPRLSFFFGIGMNFYMEVAKLRAARMLWSELLQPFQPKNPQSMALRTHCQTSGWSLTALDPYNNIIRTTIEAMAAVMGGTQSLHTNAFDEALGLPTEFSARIARNTQLIIQDETDITHTVDPFGGSYFMEKLTHDLAEEARGILREIEELGGMTRALEKGIPKLRIEESAARKQARIDSGQDVIVGVNKYKLDSETPVDVLQIDNVKVREQQIARLKDIRATRDAALVSDALQKLEQAGISGEGNLLALAVDAMRVRATVGEVSTALEHAFGRYRAEVRGMTGVYAHHYGDQNRIADLRKQTETFKERTGRRPRILVVKLGQDGHDRGAKVIATGLADVGFDVDLGSLFQTPEEAARQAIENDVHVVGVSTQAAGHKTLVPALIEELHKQGATDIKVVAGGVIPPQDHHFLYEAGVSAIFTPGTVVMDAAQDLLNLLQDVQS, from the coding sequence ATGGACAAATTGACGATGCAGCAGTGGCAGGAACTGGCACGCAAAGAACTGCGTGGCAACGACCCGGAAACCCTGACCCGAGAAACCCCGGAAGGTGTGCGGATCAAGCCCCTGTACGCTGAGCAGGATGTGCAGGATCTGGAGCACCTCGGGACCCTCCCCGGCCTTCCACCCTTCACGAGAGGGGTGCGGGCCACCATGTACACCCATCGCCCGTGGACCATCCGGCAGTATGCAGGGTTTTCGACAGCAGAAGACTCCAACCGCTTTTACCGTGAAAACCTGCGCATGGGTCAAAAAGGACTCTCGGTGGCCTTTGACCTTGCCACCCACCGGGGCTACGACTCTGACCATCCCAGAGTGACTGGAGATGTGGGCAAAGCAGGGGTGGCCATCGATTCCGTTGAGGACATGAAAATCCTCTTTGATGGCATTCCACTGGACCAGATGAGTGTCTCCATGACCATGAACGGGGCGGTGTTGCCGGTTCTGGCGGCTTTCATCGTGGCAGGAGAAGAACAGGGCGTCACACAAGACAGGCTCTCTGGAACCATCCAGAACGACATCCTCAAAGAGTTCATGGTGCGCAACACCTACATCTATCCGCCGGAATTCTCCATGCGGATTGTTTCAGACATCATCGAATACACCGCGCACCACATGCCCAAATTCAACAGCATTTCCATCTCGGGTTACCACATGCAGGAAGCCGGAGCGAACGCAGCTCTGGAACTGGCTTATACCCTTGCGGATGGTCTGGAATATGTGCGTGCAGCCCTACAAAAAGGACTGGACATTGATGCTTTTGCGCCACGCCTGAGTTTCTTTTTTGGGATCGGCATGAATTTTTACATGGAAGTGGCCAAACTGCGTGCAGCCCGCATGCTGTGGTCTGAACTCCTGCAACCTTTCCAGCCCAAGAACCCCCAGAGCATGGCCCTCAGGACCCACTGCCAGACCTCGGGTTGGAGTCTTACGGCGCTGGATCCGTACAACAACATCATCCGCACCACCATCGAAGCCATGGCTGCTGTGATGGGAGGCACCCAGTCCCTGCACACCAATGCCTTCGATGAAGCTCTGGGCCTGCCCACCGAATTCAGTGCCCGGATTGCCCGCAACACCCAGCTCATCATTCAGGATGAAACCGACATCACCCACACCGTGGATCCTTTTGGGGGCAGTTACTTCATGGAAAAACTGACCCACGACCTCGCAGAGGAGGCCAGAGGCATCCTGAGGGAAATCGAAGAGCTCGGGGGCATGACCCGAGCACTTGAAAAAGGCATTCCGAAACTTCGCATCGAAGAAAGTGCAGCCCGCAAACAGGCCCGCATTGACAGTGGTCAGGACGTGATTGTGGGGGTTAACAAGTACAAACTGGACAGCGAAACCCCTGTGGACGTCCTGCAAATCGACAACGTCAAAGTGCGTGAACAGCAGATCGCCCGCCTGAAAGATATCCGTGCCACCCGAGATGCCGCTCTGGTCAGTGATGCCTTGCAAAAACTGGAACAGGCTGGAATCTCTGGAGAAGGCAACTTGCTGGCCCTTGCAGTGGATGCCATGCGGGTCCGTGCCACTGTCGGGGAAGTCAGCACCGCTCTGGAACACGCCTTTGGACGTTACCGCGCCGAAGTGAGGGGCATGACGGGCGTGTATGCCCACCATTACGGAGACCAGAACCGCATTGCAGACCTGAGAAAACAGACGGAAACGTTCAAAGAGCGCACCGGGCGCAGACCCCGCATTCTGGTGGTGAAACTCGGGCAGGATGGGCATGATCGTGGAGCGAAAGTGATCGCCACTGGACTGGCCGATGTGGGCTTTGATGTGGACCTCGGGTCCCTGTTCCAGACCCCAGAGGAGGCTGCACGTCAGGCCATCGAAAACGATGTGCACGTGGTGGGGGTGTCCACGCAGGCCGCAGGTCACAAAACCCTTGTTCCTGCCCTGATTGAAGAACTGCACAAGCAAGGGGCCACAGACATCAAAGTGGTGGCTGGAGGGGTGATTCCACCGCAAGACCACCATTTCCTTTATGAAGCGGGCGTGTCTGCCATTTTCACACCGGGCACTGTGGTGATGGACGCTGCACAGGACCTGCTGAACCTGCTGCAAGATGTCCAGTCCTGA
- a CDS encoding transcription antitermination factor NusB, giving the protein MSSVNPARPLAVRVLKQVLDGAYAAPLLDQTLNARLSPSDAGLLTHLVYGTLRHAQSLERLLLPLLKKKPHKETWVILLLGAFEKLVLETPHHAVVNEYTELAKKHSPKLGGLVNAVLRKVEKTEDLSYSMPEWLLEAYQQAYPDQWQDVVADLLKPSPLWLWLSDKGVRQLEEEEALVEPGFGQIDRVVLQSSLRKTKAFQKGQAQPINPASYSVIEALGEVQNKAVLDLAGGTGIKAAFLAKKGAKVTSVDLDPRKAEQGKQNAQRLGQNITFKTADLKVAQDLGTYAKVLLDAPCTGSGTIRTHPEIKLRITPEYAQEMAALQKTLLDNSSKFVADGGELVYSVCSVLPLEAEEVISDFLSRHPGFEVQAPDLSVPAVKTLLGTRTVPLNGVDGFFVSRLVKVK; this is encoded by the coding sequence ATGTCATCCGTTAACCCTGCGCGCCCACTGGCGGTGCGCGTCCTCAAACAGGTGCTGGATGGTGCTTATGCTGCGCCACTGCTGGACCAGACCTTGAATGCTCGCCTGAGCCCTTCTGATGCAGGCTTGCTCACCCATCTGGTTTATGGCACCTTGCGGCATGCACAGAGCCTTGAACGCCTGTTGCTGCCCCTCTTGAAAAAGAAACCCCACAAGGAGACCTGGGTGATTTTGTTGCTCGGGGCTTTTGAAAAACTGGTTCTGGAAACCCCCCACCATGCTGTGGTGAACGAATACACCGAGCTGGCCAAAAAGCACAGCCCCAAATTGGGTGGGCTGGTCAATGCTGTGTTGCGGAAAGTGGAAAAAACCGAAGACCTCAGCTACAGCATGCCTGAGTGGTTGCTGGAAGCTTATCAACAGGCTTATCCAGACCAGTGGCAGGACGTGGTTGCAGACCTCTTGAAGCCCAGCCCTTTGTGGCTCTGGCTTTCGGACAAAGGGGTGCGGCAACTGGAAGAAGAAGAGGCTCTGGTCGAGCCCGGCTTTGGACAGATTGACCGTGTGGTGCTGCAAAGCTCTTTGCGCAAAACCAAGGCGTTTCAAAAAGGGCAGGCCCAACCCATCAATCCAGCTTCGTACAGTGTGATTGAAGCCCTTGGAGAGGTGCAGAACAAAGCCGTTTTGGACCTTGCTGGCGGAACAGGAATCAAAGCTGCCTTTCTGGCCAAAAAAGGCGCAAAAGTCACCAGTGTGGATCTTGACCCCCGCAAAGCCGAGCAGGGCAAACAGAATGCCCAGAGGTTGGGCCAAAACATCACTTTTAAAACAGCCGATCTGAAGGTCGCACAGGATCTGGGAACCTACGCCAAAGTGTTGCTGGATGCCCCTTGCACAGGGTCAGGCACCATCCGCACCCACCCAGAAATCAAACTGCGGATCACTCCAGAGTACGCCCAGGAAATGGCTGCCCTTCAGAAGACCCTGCTGGACAACAGCAGCAAATTTGTCGCAGATGGGGGAGAACTGGTGTACAGCGTGTGCAGCGTGCTGCCTCTGGAAGCAGAGGAGGTCATCTCTGACTTCCTGTCCCGTCACCCCGGGTTTGAAGTGCAGGCTCCAGATTTGAGTGTGCCTGCAGTGAAGACCCTTCTGGGTACCCGCACAGTACCGCTCAATGGTGTGGATGGTTTTTTTGTTTCCCGTCTGGTTAAGGTAAAGTGA
- a CDS encoding PAS domain-containing sensor histidine kinase — protein MGVPTHHKGPSMIPEQMTLGRIPVSQMLHAIPDPAWLATPDGSECVYNQHLIHAFALENIQPEQHSDLLCPEDRLWVLEHCKHRMAFRETFEMQFRVRSPQGEHLPYQMQVSPVMVDGEVLAWLGTVQPVDQRKALLEGLIEHVPVGLALLDEKYHMRVVNPQLAKGTRYTCADYQDAHLGNLFPETFKQVKPLIDQVFESGKVIPLEYQSLYPLEGQEALYWQITYFPVWAQDGKVLGVGSATQDITSRKKAEQKLQESQEFLRRITEVVPAVINVRDLQTGKTLFSNNHAAAIVGHTLTELDAMSEAEVVQLFPPEDVPALYHHYQTVPNLQDGEVLEREFRMRHRDGSWRWIYGKTTIFSRDASGHALTSLSANVDITERKNFELALKASEQQLLRLMETQKRFVSEASHEIKTPLAGIQGNLEVLLRYPHIPEEEKLEILQDCHREATRLGRLVGDLLGMARGNTDLLMIEDDVRLDFLLQDAFRELERTRGDRNMQMGAMDACKVLGDPDRLKQLVVILISNAIKYTPEGGTITIDLKNNGTLVELRISDTGVGIPSEDLEKVFERFYRADTTQHGMPDPGGSGLGLSIARWIVEEHRGKIWLESQLGVGTTAVVTLPVLA, from the coding sequence GTGGGTGTCCCCACCCACCACAAAGGACCCTCCATGATTCCAGAGCAAATGACCTTGGGCCGGATTCCCGTGTCCCAGATGTTGCACGCCATTCCAGATCCTGCATGGCTGGCCACACCTGATGGCAGTGAGTGTGTCTACAATCAACACCTGATCCATGCTTTCGCTCTGGAAAACATCCAACCAGAGCAGCACAGCGATTTGTTGTGTCCAGAAGATCGACTTTGGGTTCTGGAGCACTGCAAGCATCGAATGGCCTTCAGAGAGACCTTTGAAATGCAGTTCCGTGTTCGCAGTCCTCAAGGGGAACATCTGCCTTACCAGATGCAGGTTTCTCCTGTAATGGTGGATGGGGAAGTGTTGGCATGGCTGGGAACCGTGCAGCCTGTGGACCAGCGTAAAGCTCTGCTGGAAGGGCTGATTGAGCATGTTCCGGTGGGTCTGGCTTTGTTGGATGAAAAATACCACATGCGGGTGGTCAATCCCCAGTTGGCCAAAGGAACCCGGTACACCTGTGCAGATTATCAAGATGCCCACTTGGGAAACCTCTTTCCAGAGACTTTCAAACAGGTCAAGCCCTTGATCGATCAGGTTTTTGAAAGTGGAAAGGTGATTCCTCTGGAATACCAGAGCCTTTATCCTTTGGAAGGTCAAGAAGCCCTTTACTGGCAAATCACCTATTTTCCGGTCTGGGCTCAGGATGGAAAGGTGCTCGGGGTGGGCAGTGCCACACAGGACATCACCTCACGCAAGAAAGCCGAGCAGAAATTGCAGGAAAGTCAGGAGTTTTTGCGTCGCATCACCGAAGTGGTGCCTGCGGTGATCAATGTGCGCGATTTGCAGACTGGCAAAACCTTGTTTTCCAACAACCACGCTGCAGCAATCGTTGGCCACACCCTGACCGAACTGGACGCCATGTCTGAAGCTGAAGTGGTTCAACTGTTTCCACCAGAAGATGTGCCTGCCTTGTACCACCATTACCAAACGGTGCCCAACCTGCAGGATGGCGAAGTGCTGGAAAGGGAATTCCGCATGCGTCACCGGGATGGCTCATGGCGCTGGATTTATGGCAAAACCACCATTTTTTCCAGAGATGCCTCGGGCCATGCCCTCACCTCCCTGAGTGCCAATGTGGACATCACCGAACGCAAAAACTTTGAACTGGCCCTCAAAGCCAGCGAGCAGCAACTGCTGCGCCTGATGGAAACCCAGAAACGTTTTGTTTCGGAAGCCTCCCATGAAATCAAAACCCCTTTGGCGGGGATTCAAGGGAACTTGGAAGTGCTGCTGCGCTACCCCCACATCCCAGAGGAAGAGAAACTGGAGATCCTGCAAGACTGCCACCGTGAGGCCACCCGACTGGGCCGATTGGTGGGAGACCTGCTCGGGATGGCCAGAGGCAACACCGACCTGCTCATGATTGAAGACGATGTGCGTCTGGATTTTCTCTTGCAGGATGCTTTCCGTGAGCTGGAGCGCACGCGTGGAGACCGCAACATGCAAATGGGTGCCATGGATGCCTGCAAGGTGCTTGGAGATCCGGACCGCCTGAAGCAGTTGGTGGTGATCCTCATCAGCAACGCCATCAAATACACCCCCGAGGGGGGCACCATCACCATTGACCTGAAGAACAACGGGACTCTGGTTGAGTTGCGCATTTCAGACACCGGGGTTGGCATTCCGTCTGAAGATCTGGAAAAGGTGTTCGAGCGTTTTTACCGTGCAGACACCACACAACATGGCATGCCTGATCCGGGCGGCTCAGGATTGGGACTGTCCATTGCCAGATGGATTGTGGAGGAACACAGGGGCAAGATCTGGCTGGAAAGCCAGCTTGGAGTGGGTACAACGGCAGTGGTCACCTTGCCGGTGCTGGCTTGA
- a CDS encoding ABC transporter ATP-binding protein: MTQLSKDTNNNQPLLEVKNLQKYFPIRGGIFSRVVANVKAVDDVSFSLKRGEVVGLVGESGSGKTTVGRSILRLIEPTAGEVKFEGVDVTKLSKGQMREYRKKMQIIFQDPFASLNPRMTVADIIGEALQIHGIGTPQERTERVGNLLKRVGLLPEHMRRYPHEFSGGQRQRIGIARALAVDPSFIVADEPVSALDVSIQAQVVNLIQDLQQEMNLTVLFIAHDLAVVEYICDRVIVMYLGRVMEIATSRELYQNPKHPYTEALLSAAPIPDPTVKRERIILEGDIPSPINPPSGCVFRTRCRYAIADCATKVPELREVTPGHFKACIRDDIL; the protein is encoded by the coding sequence ATGACCCAACTCAGCAAAGACACCAACAACAACCAACCCCTGTTGGAAGTGAAAAACCTGCAGAAATACTTCCCCATCCGTGGAGGCATCTTCTCCAGAGTGGTGGCCAACGTCAAGGCTGTGGACGATGTGTCCTTCAGCCTGAAACGCGGAGAAGTGGTGGGTCTGGTGGGCGAGTCTGGCTCGGGCAAAACCACCGTCGGACGAAGCATTCTGCGCCTGATCGAACCCACTGCAGGTGAAGTGAAATTCGAAGGTGTGGATGTCACCAAACTGTCCAAAGGACAGATGCGTGAATACCGCAAGAAGATGCAGATCATCTTCCAGGACCCCTTTGCATCCCTCAACCCCCGCATGACTGTCGCCGACATCATCGGCGAGGCCCTGCAAATCCACGGCATCGGCACCCCGCAAGAGCGCACCGAACGGGTGGGCAACCTGCTCAAACGGGTGGGTCTGCTTCCCGAGCACATGCGCCGTTACCCCCACGAGTTTTCGGGCGGTCAGCGTCAGCGCATCGGAATTGCCCGGGCTCTGGCTGTGGATCCCAGCTTCATCGTGGCAGACGAGCCGGTTTCTGCTCTGGACGTTTCCATTCAGGCACAGGTGGTGAACCTGATTCAAGACCTGCAACAGGAAATGAACCTGACCGTGCTGTTCATTGCCCACGATCTGGCCGTGGTGGAATACATCTGTGACCGTGTGATCGTGATGTATCTCGGTCGAGTGATGGAAATTGCCACCAGCCGTGAACTTTACCAGAACCCCAAGCACCCTTACACCGAGGCCCTGCTTTCGGCTGCGCCCATTCCTGACCCCACCGTCAAGCGTGAACGCATCATTCTGGAAGGGGACATCCCGAGCCCCATCAACCCCCCCAGTGGTTGTGTGTTCCGCACCCGTTGCCGCTATGCCATCGCGGATTGTGCCACCAAAGTGCCCGAGCTCCGTGAAGTGACCCCCGGCCACTTCAAAGCCTGCATCCGCGACGACATCCTGTAA
- the meaB gene encoding methylmalonyl Co-A mutase-associated GTPase MeaB, producing MSSPELHPLLGALLQGQRRALAKTITLLESQKKAHQQEARVLLQHILPHTGKAFRLGISGTPGVGKSTFIESFGLHLIEQGLKVAVLAVDPSSVLSGGSILADKTRMERLSSHPSAFIRPSPSAGVLGGVALHTREVMLACDAAGFDVILIETVGVGQSETVVSRLTDCFVLLTLPNAGDDLQAVKRGIMEMVDLILINKADLLPEQANLTQAQLEGALKLQQSTAKVMQTSALQNHNIALVWEHLKGLREAHLQDIIAKRQAQQQSWFEEHLHALVWQHFQEQMDPLLYASLQEQARTGKMDPVSAAHLLLEDTHGEKHLPENH from the coding sequence ATGTCCAGTCCTGAACTGCATCCTTTGCTGGGTGCCCTCCTGCAAGGCCAGAGGAGGGCACTGGCCAAAACCATCACCTTGCTGGAAAGCCAGAAAAAAGCACACCAGCAGGAGGCCAGAGTCCTGTTGCAGCACATCTTGCCCCACACGGGAAAGGCTTTTCGGCTCGGGATTTCGGGCACGCCGGGGGTGGGGAAGAGCACCTTCATTGAAAGTTTCGGCCTGCACCTGATTGAGCAGGGATTGAAGGTGGCAGTGCTGGCCGTGGACCCGAGTTCTGTCCTTTCAGGAGGGTCCATTTTGGCAGACAAGACCCGCATGGAACGGCTTTCAAGCCATCCCTCTGCATTCATCCGTCCCAGTCCGAGCGCAGGGGTTCTGGGAGGGGTGGCGTTGCACACCCGCGAAGTCATGCTGGCCTGTGATGCAGCGGGTTTTGATGTGATCCTGATTGAAACGGTGGGTGTGGGGCAATCTGAAACGGTGGTTTCGCGCCTCACCGACTGCTTTGTGTTGCTGACCTTGCCCAATGCAGGAGATGACCTGCAAGCCGTGAAACGGGGCATCATGGAAATGGTGGACCTGATCCTGATCAACAAAGCGGACCTGTTGCCAGAGCAAGCCAACCTGACACAGGCGCAACTTGAAGGGGCATTGAAGTTGCAGCAGTCCACAGCGAAAGTGATGCAGACCAGTGCCCTTCAAAACCACAACATTGCTCTGGTCTGGGAGCATCTGAAAGGGTTGCGTGAAGCCCACTTGCAGGACATCATTGCCAAGCGGCAAGCCCAGCAACAAAGCTGGTTTGAGGAACACCTGCACGCTCTGGTGTGGCAGCATTTTCAGGAGCAGATGGACCCTCTGCTGTATGCGTCCTTGCAGGAACAGGCCCGAACAGGCAAAATGGACCCGGTATCTGCCGCACACTTGCTTTTGGAGGACACCCATGGAGA
- a CDS encoding ABC transporter ATP-binding protein, which translates to MAATSDVLLAVNNLKTYFFTDEGVVKSVDGVTFHINKGETLAVVGESGSGKSVTSLSIMRLIQSPPGKIVEGEILFTGKDKQQKDITKLDEATMRKIRGNDISMIFQEPMTSLNPVYTVGDQIAEAVMLHQNKSRNDAMEVAVQMLEFVGIPAARKRVNEYPHQMSGGMRQRVMIAMALSCNPALLIADEPTTALDVTIQAQILDLMRKLQKEIGMSILFITHNLGVVAEMADRVVVMYGGRVVEEGDVVEIFKAPKHPYTMGLLNSIPRVDYQSEDTGVKRKLEAIPGNVPNPLKLPPGCAFAPRCKFMVEDCNKAVPPLEDTGNGHMSRCIRWREL; encoded by the coding sequence ATGGCTGCAACCAGCGACGTCTTGCTGGCTGTTAATAACCTCAAGACGTACTTTTTCACGGACGAAGGGGTCGTCAAGAGCGTGGACGGGGTAACCTTCCACATCAACAAGGGCGAAACTCTGGCGGTCGTCGGCGAGTCCGGATCGGGCAAGTCTGTCACCAGCCTTTCGATCATGCGACTCATTCAAAGTCCTCCCGGCAAAATTGTGGAAGGGGAGATCCTCTTCACCGGGAAGGACAAGCAACAAAAAGACATCACCAAGCTGGACGAAGCCACCATGCGCAAGATCCGTGGAAACGACATCTCCATGATCTTCCAGGAGCCCATGACCAGCCTGAACCCGGTGTACACCGTCGGGGACCAGATCGCCGAAGCCGTGATGTTGCACCAGAACAAATCCCGCAACGACGCCATGGAAGTGGCCGTTCAAATGCTGGAATTTGTGGGCATCCCTGCTGCCCGCAAGCGCGTCAATGAATACCCCCACCAGATGTCCGGGGGGATGCGTCAACGTGTGATGATCGCCATGGCCCTGAGCTGCAACCCTGCCCTTCTGATTGCCGACGAGCCCACCACCGCTCTGGACGTGACCATTCAGGCCCAGATTCTGGACCTGATGCGCAAACTGCAAAAAGAAATCGGCATGAGCATCCTGTTCATCACCCACAACCTGGGTGTGGTGGCCGAAATGGCCGACCGTGTGGTGGTCATGTACGGCGGACGGGTGGTTGAAGAAGGCGACGTGGTCGAAATCTTCAAAGCCCCCAAGCACCCCTACACCATGGGCCTCCTGAACTCCATTCCCCGAGTGGATTACCAATCCGAAGACACTGGCGTGAAGCGCAAGCTTGAAGCCATTCCCGGAAACGTGCCCAACCCCTTGAAACTGCCCCCCGGATGCGCTTTCGCTCCCCGCTGCAAATTCATGGTTGAAGACTGCAACAAGGCTGTACCTCCCCTCGAAGACACCGGGAACGGCCACATGTCCCGTTGCATCCGCTGGAGAGAACTATGA